A region of Mesorhizobium sp. AR02 DNA encodes the following proteins:
- a CDS encoding SspB family protein, whose product MADDHIRYDILAQEALRGVMRKVLAEVARTGLPGNHHFFITFLTGAPGVRVSSRLRERYPEQMTIVIQFQYWDLKVTDTGFEVGLSFSDVPEKLEIPFSAVRGFYDPSVNFELEFDVKTDAQPEEEPAQPAPEPLTIVSEKKPKAEKKAAAEAEKKPAAAEAGTKGAEVVSLDAFRKK is encoded by the coding sequence ATGGCCGACGACCACATCCGCTACGACATTCTGGCCCAGGAGGCGTTGCGCGGCGTCATGCGCAAGGTCCTGGCCGAAGTCGCACGCACCGGCCTCCCCGGCAACCATCATTTCTTCATCACCTTCCTGACCGGCGCGCCCGGCGTGCGCGTGTCGTCGCGCTTGCGCGAGCGCTATCCCGAGCAGATGACCATCGTCATCCAGTTCCAGTACTGGGACCTGAAGGTGACCGACACCGGCTTCGAGGTTGGCCTGTCCTTCTCCGACGTGCCGGAGAAACTGGAAATCCCGTTCTCGGCCGTGCGTGGCTTCTATGACCCCTCGGTCAATTTCGAACTCGAGTTCGACGTCAAGACCGACGCCCAGCCTGAAGAGGAACCGGCCCAGCCGGCGCCGGAGCCGCTGACCATCGTCTCCGAGAAGAAGCCGAAGGCCGAGAAGAAGGCCGCTGCCGAAGCGGAGAAGAAGCCCGCCGCAGCCGAGGCCGGCACCAAGGGCGCCGAAGTGGTTTCGCTCGACGCCTTCCGCAAGAAATAG
- a CDS encoding ribbon-helix-helix domain-containing protein — MSVVEKRSVTIRGHRTSYSLEKPFYNDLVAIAAARKLTLAALVAEVDETRPRDTNLSSALRLHVLEWAKRGAGLS; from the coding sequence GTGAGCGTCGTCGAAAAGCGCTCCGTGACCATTCGCGGCCATCGCACCAGCTATTCCCTCGAAAAGCCCTTCTATAACGACCTCGTCGCGATCGCAGCGGCGAGAAAGCTCACGCTCGCCGCCCTCGTGGCCGAAGTCGACGAGACGCGGCCGCGCGACACCAACCTGTCCTCGGCACTGCGGCTGCATGTGCTGGAGTGGGCGAAGCGCGGAGCCGGCCTGAGCTAG
- a CDS encoding MarR family winged helix-turn-helix transcriptional regulator: MTQLKKSRPAIKQADYQRLSEFRYLIRRFLEFSQIQAEDAGLTPRQHQALLAIKGYPGGGPVTVGDLAERLRIRHHSAVELVNRLSEAGLVARDQDKDDHRRVLLRLTDRADDCLAELSAVHLDELSRIEPMLRRLLDQGRE; encoded by the coding sequence ATGACGCAGCTCAAAAAATCACGCCCCGCCATCAAACAGGCCGACTATCAGCGGCTGTCCGAGTTCCGATACCTGATCCGCCGCTTCCTCGAATTCAGCCAGATCCAGGCGGAAGACGCCGGGCTGACGCCGCGCCAGCACCAGGCGCTGCTGGCGATCAAGGGCTATCCGGGCGGCGGACCGGTGACGGTCGGCGACCTGGCGGAGCGCCTGCGCATCCGCCACCACAGCGCCGTCGAACTGGTCAACCGCCTGAGCGAGGCCGGGCTGGTCGCAAGGGATCAGGACAAGGACGACCATCGCCGTGTGCTGCTGCGGCTGACCGACCGCGCCGACGACTGCCTGGCCGAGCTCTCGGCGGTGCATCTCGACGAGCTTTCCCGCATCGAGCCCATGCTGCGCCGCCTGCTCGATCAGGGCCGCGAGTGA
- a CDS encoding chloride channel protein, translated as MKPHHSENSHLRDFTTDARVLTIATVAVVVATAALFAGIVLLKLIRLATNIAYFGQFTLADLKLQDTPLGLAAVIVPVIGALIIGLMARYGSEKIRGHGIPEAIEAILLGRSKLGAKVAILKPLSSAISIGSGGPFGAEGPIIMTGGAIGSLIAQMLPVSDNERKTLLVAGAAAGMTTVFGTPIAAIMLAVELLLFEWTPRSFIPVAVAAIIAEVERTVLHLPGPIFPFQGGMAVSFVGLGGWVLVGICAGLLSGLLTQMVYACEDAFQKLPIHWMWWPMIGGLVVGIGGLIEPRALGVGYDNIADMLDGRTLATAALMLLVVKAIIWSVALGSGTSGGVLAPLLIMGGAMGAVLGGFLPTADPGFWALLAMSATMGGTMRAPLTATFFAVELTGNTHVLVPLIAACATAHAVTVLLMKRSILTEKVARRGHHLVREYRVDPFALTRVREVMTSQVESVPATMTLHGAAAFLTAPETRHPSFPVVDENRQVLGLIDPPAILRWRRAGKHRTTTLGELLAGSKVTLAFPDEYLEGLSDKLLMANVSHLPVVTRESLQLVGYVGWKDLMRVRSRKQAEERERSTLLGFGTRRGKKTDAVEGV; from the coding sequence ATGAAGCCCCATCATTCCGAAAACAGCCATCTCAGGGATTTCACCACCGACGCGCGCGTGCTGACCATTGCCACTGTAGCCGTGGTGGTCGCTACGGCGGCGCTGTTCGCCGGCATTGTGCTTTTGAAACTGATCCGGCTTGCCACCAACATTGCCTATTTCGGCCAGTTCACGCTCGCCGATCTGAAATTGCAGGATACGCCGCTTGGGCTTGCCGCGGTCATCGTCCCTGTCATCGGTGCGCTGATCATCGGCCTGATGGCACGCTACGGCAGCGAGAAGATCCGCGGCCACGGCATTCCCGAAGCGATCGAGGCGATCCTGCTCGGGCGTTCAAAACTCGGCGCCAAGGTGGCGATCCTGAAGCCGCTGTCTTCGGCGATCTCGATCGGCTCCGGTGGGCCGTTCGGCGCCGAAGGGCCGATCATCATGACCGGTGGCGCCATCGGCTCACTGATCGCGCAGATGCTGCCGGTCAGCGACAACGAACGCAAGACGCTGCTGGTGGCGGGTGCCGCGGCCGGCATGACCACCGTCTTCGGCACGCCGATCGCCGCCATTATGCTGGCGGTGGAACTGCTGCTCTTCGAATGGACGCCGCGCTCCTTCATCCCCGTCGCGGTTGCCGCGATCATCGCCGAGGTCGAGCGCACTGTGCTGCATCTGCCCGGGCCGATCTTCCCGTTTCAGGGCGGCATGGCGGTGTCGTTCGTCGGGCTTGGCGGCTGGGTTCTGGTCGGTATCTGCGCGGGCCTGCTGTCGGGGCTGCTCACCCAGATGGTCTATGCCTGCGAGGACGCCTTCCAGAAACTGCCCATCCACTGGATGTGGTGGCCGATGATCGGCGGCCTGGTGGTCGGCATCGGCGGCTTGATCGAGCCGCGGGCGCTCGGCGTCGGCTATGACAACATCGCCGACATGCTGGATGGCCGCACGCTTGCCACCGCCGCGCTGATGCTGTTGGTGGTCAAGGCCATCATCTGGTCGGTGGCACTCGGTTCCGGGACGTCCGGCGGCGTGTTGGCGCCGCTGCTGATCATGGGTGGCGCGATGGGCGCCGTGCTCGGCGGATTCCTGCCGACGGCGGATCCGGGTTTCTGGGCACTGCTGGCAATGTCGGCGACCATGGGCGGCACGATGCGGGCGCCGCTGACGGCGACGTTCTTCGCCGTGGAACTGACCGGCAACACGCATGTCCTTGTTCCTTTGATCGCAGCTTGCGCCACGGCGCATGCCGTGACCGTGCTTTTGATGAAGCGTTCGATCCTGACCGAAAAGGTTGCAAGGCGAGGGCATCACCTCGTGCGCGAATATCGCGTCGATCCCTTCGCGCTGACGAGGGTGCGCGAGGTGATGACGTCGCAGGTCGAGAGCGTCCCGGCGACCATGACGCTGCATGGCGCGGCGGCCTTCCTGACCGCGCCGGAAACCCGGCACCCGAGCTTTCCGGTTGTCGACGAGAACAGGCAGGTGCTTGGCCTCATCGATCCGCCGGCGATCCTGCGCTGGCGCCGTGCCGGCAAGCACAGGACGACGACGCTCGGCGAACTGCTTGCCGGAAGCAAGGTGACGCTGGCTTTTCCCGACGAATATCTCGAAGGCTTGTCGGACAAGCTGTTGATGGCCAATGTCTCACATCTGCCGGTCGTCACCCGCGAAAGCCTGCAACTGGTCGGCTATGTCGGCTGGAAGGATCTGATGCGCGTACGGTCCAGAAAACAGGCCGAGGAGCGCGAGCGTTCGACCTTGCTTGGCTTCGGCACCAGGCGCGGGAAAAAGACGGACGCGGTCGAGGGCGTCTAG
- a CDS encoding DUF4169 family protein, whose amino-acid sequence MADVINLRQARKQKARDEKLRVAEQNRALHGRSKADKQRDRLIADKAEKFVAGHRLDPPGKDEQ is encoded by the coding sequence ATGGCCGATGTCATCAATCTCCGCCAAGCTCGCAAGCAGAAGGCGCGGGACGAGAAGCTGCGCGTCGCTGAGCAGAACCGGGCTCTGCACGGCCGTTCCAAGGCGGACAAGCAGCGCGACCGGCTGATCGCCGACAAGGCCGAGAAATTTGTCGCCGGCCATCGCCTCGACCCGCCCGGCAAGGACGAGCAGTGA
- a CDS encoding TetR/AcrR family transcriptional regulator, translated as MRANVSPDTFPPRGHEAKRLSIVDAAAGVFCREGFAGANIDLIAAEAGVSRQTVYNHHGDKEKLFMAVVRDLTERCNAGIFATIATFPDQPGDLEADLIGFAVRLNQNCICNRDGKFLRKLIQTEGERYPELFAEWREQGPGRTWPAIAARFARLAYGGYLTIDDPDVAARQFLGLVNAELQTTFMLGGTPREDEVVQSATNGVRTFLRAFGKRPAPSSAKKHTALANA; from the coding sequence ATGAGAGCGAACGTTTCTCCTGACACTTTCCCGCCACGTGGCCACGAGGCCAAGCGCCTGTCGATCGTCGACGCCGCTGCCGGCGTGTTCTGCCGCGAAGGCTTTGCCGGCGCCAATATCGATCTGATCGCCGCGGAGGCCGGCGTGTCACGCCAGACCGTCTACAACCACCATGGCGACAAGGAAAAGCTCTTCATGGCCGTGGTGCGCGACCTCACCGAGCGCTGCAATGCCGGCATTTTCGCCACCATCGCCACCTTCCCTGACCAGCCAGGCGATCTCGAAGCGGACCTAATCGGCTTTGCCGTGCGGCTGAATCAGAACTGCATCTGCAACCGCGACGGAAAATTCCTGCGCAAGCTGATCCAGACCGAAGGCGAGCGCTATCCTGAATTGTTCGCCGAGTGGCGCGAACAGGGTCCAGGCAGGACATGGCCGGCGATCGCCGCCCGCTTCGCCCGCCTCGCCTATGGCGGCTACCTCACCATCGACGACCCGGACGTCGCGGCGCGGCAGTTTCTCGGCCTGGTCAATGCCGAATTGCAGACCACCTTCATGCTCGGCGGCACGCCGCGCGAGGACGAGGTGGTGCAATCGGCGACGAATGGCGTGCGCACCTTCCTGCGCGCTTTCGGCAAGCGCCCTGCCCCGAGCAGCGCCAAAAAACACACTGCGCTGGCTAACGCATAA